The Halomonas binhaiensis nucleotide sequence CCATGCTGCATGGCCTTGCTTTCACGGGTGGCATCGGCGAAAACTCGCCACTTATTCGGGCTCGCACCCTGACATACCTCACCCACCTTGGTGTACATCTCTCCCCCAACAGTAATGGCGAGCTGTCACACGGCATGGAAGGACGCATCGATGTGGGCAGAGGCCTGGAGTTGTGGGTCATTCCCACAGATGAGGAAGGCTATATTGCCGTGCAGACACGGCATCTGCTCGACAACATGAGTGACACGCCGGCATCCTGTCATCCTCAGGAGGTACCAGCATGAAAATGCGCGAGCCCTCGACCCTACTGCTGGTTCCTATCGATCCTGGCGTAGCACTCACCTCCGCCTGCCTCGGCCTGTTGCGCAGTATTGACACGCTAGGGCTGAAAGCCGGCTTTCTTCAGGCCGTTTGCCAGGCTCCCGCCGGGGATGATTCAGCACAGCGCACCCGCACACTGGTCTCCACGTCTCTAGGGCTGGATTCTCCTGAACCGGTGCCTTACCACATTCTTGAGAACCTGGTTCATCGGGGTGATGGCGATGCCATGCTCGAACTGGTAGTGGAACGTCATGCACATATCGCCCAGCCCCTCGACGGCCATGCTCCTGCCATCATTGTCGTCGAGGGGTTACGACCAGGCCTGCAGGCTTCCTATGCCCTGGATGTCAACGCACAGTTGGCCAGTGCCCTGAACGCCCAGGTGATTCTGGTGGCCGACGGCCATACCGCCTCCCCCCAGCAGTTGATAGAGCGTCTGCGCCTGCACCGCCAGCGCATTGACGCCTATGGTACTCATTACACCCAAGGGGTCATGCTCATGCGCCTCCCTCAGACAGGGGAGGAAAACACCAGTGAACGGCCTCAGCCGAAGATGGCAGAAGCCGCGTCAGAAAGTGACGCAAAGTCACTCCAGCAACACTGGCAACAGCAGGTGGCTTCGCTCACCGGCCAACCTCTGCCATTGATCGCAGCGGTCCCCTACCTGGCCTCTCTTAGTGCCCCTCGTACCCAGGATGTGGCCAAGGCACTGGGAGCCAGGTTACTGCACGAGGGCGATGCTCATCAGCGCCGCGTAACGGGCACCGCCTTGTGCGCGCGCAACGCCGAACACCTTCTCTATGCCTTGCGTCCCGGCATGCTGATCGTCACACCCGCCGATCGTGATGACACCATCCTGGCAACCGCCCTGGCTGCCCGCAACGGGGTCCAATTGGCAGGCCTGCTGTTTACCCATGGCGAAACCCCCAGCGATGCCCTGATTGATTTCTGTCGCCCTGCCCTGGAGTCCGGCCTGCCGGTGTTGTCCGTCGCGACCGACAGCTACACCACAGTGGCGCAATTGAAGGACATGCCTAATCACATTCCTGCCGATGATCCAGACAGAGCAGAGTCGGTGGCGCATTATGTTGCCAGTCACTGCGATCTCGACTGGCTGGCTCAGTGTGTACAACATGATGTCCCTCGGCGTCTGTCGCCAGCAGCCTTTCGCCACAAACTGGTCAGCATGGCCCAGTACCAGCGGCGGCGCATCGTTCTTCCTGAAGGCAATGAGCCGCGCACCCTGGAGGCTGCCATCTTGTGCCAGAACAGAGGCATCGCTGACTGCGTCCTGCTGGGCAAACGTCAGGACATCATGGAAGTGGCTGCCACTCGTGGCCTGGAATTGCCCAAGGAACTGACGATCCTCGACCCTGATGAGGAACGCTCACGCTTCATCGCTCCCATGGTCGAACGTCGTAAAGGCAAGCTCAACGAATTGACCGCAGAAGACCAGCTGCAGGATAGCGTGGTACTGGGCACCATGATGCTGGCTGAAGGTGAAGTGGATGGTCTTGTGTCTGGAGCAATTCATACTACCGCCAACACCGTGCGTCCCGCCTTCCAGTTGATAAAGAGTGCACCGGGATATCGCCAGGTATCTTCGGTATTCTTCATGTTGCTGCCTGAACAGGTCGTCGTCTATGGCGACTGTGCGGTGAATCCGGACCCAGATGCCGAAACGCTTGCCGAAATCGCGCTGCAGAGCGCAGCTTCAGCACAAGCCTTTGGCATAGAACCCAGGGTGGCCATGATCAGCTACTCCACCGGAGTCTCCGGGAGTGGTGCTGATGTGGACAAGGTGCGTGAAGCCACACGTATCGCCAAGGAGAGAGCGCCTCACCTGGCCATTGACGGCCCTCTGCAATATGACGCAGCCGCTATCGCCAGCGTGGGTCAACAGAAAGCTCCTGGCTCGCCAGTGGCAGGCCGTGCGACGGTTTTCGTCTTCCCGGACCTGAATACTGGAAACACCACTTACAAGGCGGTACAGCGCAGCGCCCGGGTCGTCAGCATCGGCCCCATGCTTCAGGGGCTGAACAAACCGGTCAATGACCTGTCCCGAGGTGCTCTGGTAGACGATATCGTCTACACCATCGCCCTGACAGCCATTCAGGCCAGCCAGCGAGCCGATGCTCACTCGGGTACAGCGCCATCAGCTTAAATATCTGAGCCCTCAGCTCATATATCTAAGCCATCAGCTTGAATATCTAAGCCCTCAGCTCATATATCTAAGCCCTCAGCCAGTACGCAAAGCGCCCTTGCGGGATGACCAGCAGGGGCGCTTTTTATGAATCAGAGATAATAATGATCAGCGATGACAAGATTCAGCTTAGAAACGATAGCGCAGGCCTACGCTGACAGCATCGAAGTCATAACGCGAACCATCCAGATAGTTCATGTAATCGGCTCCCAGGGACAACTTGGGGCTCAAGTCTAGTTCCCCTCCAAACCCCCAGGAGAAATCATTATCATCGCCATGGTGGAAGTCGACTTCGGCAAGGCCTGCCAGCCCATACAGGCGAATGCCCTGGGACAGCGGCAGAATGCCTTTGGCATAGATACCTGTCAGATAATCGAAATGAGAGCCTCCACCCAGTTGGCCTTCCACAGCGAAATAGCGGTTGAACTGAGCACCACCGTTCAGGCGCCAGCCGATATCATCGTCACCGGAATGATGGCTGTCATCTGCATCCCAGAACATCGCACTACCGCCCACATACCACTGTTCGGCCTGAACATTCGATGCCGTGACACAAGCACCGACAAGAAAAGCCGCAGCGAGAGCAAGACGCTTCTTCATGACATCCCCTTTATAGAACACTGTTTTCAAAAGGGGAGGATTTTGTCGTTCATGTCTTGCCTGCGTCAATGACACGGATCAGAAAATTCTTACAAATTCAGCACAAAACACCATCACACTCAGCATGCGCAATCAAAAAATCCATGCAAAGGAATTACCGAAGGTGCCATTACTTCAACAACGATGATGACACCCAACCGAGTTCAGGAAAGTCATTCAACTCAAAATAGACTTGGCTCCAACCCTCCATCTCTCCCAGCACATGAACGTTGTCATCACGCCTCAACACTGCCACCACGTCGTAGTCGGTGCCCGCTCCACGACGAATATTGACGCGTGATCCCGCTACCTGCTTGATTGCCAACCGGTCGAGTACTTCGGGAATGTTGTCGACGGCAACCTCATTGCCCCCATTCGCCGCCATAGTGAACCAGAATACCGCCCAGGCACTGTTGCGCTCGACACCATTACCCTTGGCATACATGGCGCCAAGGTTGTTCTGCGCATAGATATCTCCCTGCCTGGCAGCCTTCTCGTACAATTCAAAAGCCTTGGTGGCATTCTGCTCGACTCCCTGGCCATTCTCGTACAGGCTGCCAATATTATTTTGCGCTTGAATGACACCTTTTTCAGCAGCCTGTTCAAGCCAACCAGCCGCCTTTTCTGAGTCCGCTGTCACTCCGCGGCCTTCCAGATAAAGCATACCAAGTTGAAACTGGGCCAGCGCATCTCCCTGACCTGCTGCCTTGTCGAACCACTCGACCGCTTTAGCATCTCCCCCTTCCAACTGTCCGGTGAGATACAGCTCCCCCAGCCTTGTCTGAGCTTCCATATGGCCATTGTCAGCGGCCAGACGATACCATTTGCGAGCATCTTCCAGGCTCTTGCGGGTACCGAGCCCCTGCTCATACAACAGCCCCATGGAAAACTGAGACTTCGCATCACCTTTCTCGGCTTCCTGACGCCATTCATATAATGAAGATGCATAATTTCCGCGCTGAAATTCTTCCAGACCTGCCGCATAGTCCGCCATGGCAGGCATGGCCATGGCCCAGACCACTCCGGCCAATATCCACTTGCGTCCCATACCCGACTCCCTGGTCAAGAACTCATGTATGTTGACCAGAATAGTTGAATGCAACTGGAGTTTCCGGCTCACATTCTGCCCAGCAACTCCCGGATTATTGACTGACTAGCCGTTACTCTCCTGCTCTGGTGCTTCTTCGATCTGGCCAGAGGAAGACGGCAACTTGCCGATACGGGCGTCCGTCAGTACACACAACACTCCAGTCTGAGTATGGTGGATGGGATAGTTGGTATCACAGTACAGCGCCATGGTATTCAGAACTCGCTGCTCAAGCGCCATGGTATTCAGAACTCGCTGCTCAAGCGCCAAGGGGCTTACATCATTACCATTCAGGTTGAGCCTTGCCATGAAAGGCTTGCCGACTTCACAGGACAACACCTGCTCGTCAGTGGTAGCAACACATACCTGGCTTTGGTCTATTGCTCCTGATTGCTCTCGATTCTGCTGCTCTGACTTGTTCTGCCCGGATGTGGCATAAACACCGGCAGCTCCCACCAGAACTCCCACCGCAGCAGCGACAGCAACACCCAACGTATATTTCTTCACGCCCATGACATGACCTTCCTTCAAGCTTCATTTATCTGCACTATTTATCTGCACTTCAAGATCCAGTATGCGGATGATGACATGCTCGCTCAGTCAGCTTTCGCAATCACAATCTCGACCCTTCGATTAGGCTGGAAACACTGCTGAAGTGCACTGCGGGAGTTGAGCTCATGACAGCGTGCAAGAGGATGATCTTCTCCTAGGCCAAGTGCCACGATCTGGCTACTCTCCAGACCTCGTGCCATCAAGTATTCCTTGACCACATCTGCACGTTGCTGCGATAGGCGTTCATTGTAGAAG carries:
- a CDS encoding outer membrane beta-barrel protein, which gives rise to MKKRLALAAAFLVGACVTASNVQAEQWYVGGSAMFWDADDSHHSGDDDIGWRLNGGAQFNRYFAVEGQLGGGSHFDYLTGIYAKGILPLSQGIRLYGLAGLAEVDFHHGDDNDFSWGFGGELDLSPKLSLGADYMNYLDGSRYDFDAVSVGLRYRF
- the pta gene encoding phosphate acetyltransferase, translated to MKMREPSTLLLVPIDPGVALTSACLGLLRSIDTLGLKAGFLQAVCQAPAGDDSAQRTRTLVSTSLGLDSPEPVPYHILENLVHRGDGDAMLELVVERHAHIAQPLDGHAPAIIVVEGLRPGLQASYALDVNAQLASALNAQVILVADGHTASPQQLIERLRLHRQRIDAYGTHYTQGVMLMRLPQTGEENTSERPQPKMAEAASESDAKSLQQHWQQQVASLTGQPLPLIAAVPYLASLSAPRTQDVAKALGARLLHEGDAHQRRVTGTALCARNAEHLLYALRPGMLIVTPADRDDTILATALAARNGVQLAGLLFTHGETPSDALIDFCRPALESGLPVLSVATDSYTTVAQLKDMPNHIPADDPDRAESVAHYVASHCDLDWLAQCVQHDVPRRLSPAAFRHKLVSMAQYQRRRIVLPEGNEPRTLEAAILCQNRGIADCVLLGKRQDIMEVAATRGLELPKELTILDPDEERSRFIAPMVERRKGKLNELTAEDQLQDSVVLGTMMLAEGEVDGLVSGAIHTTANTVRPAFQLIKSAPGYRQVSSVFFMLLPEQVVVYGDCAVNPDPDAETLAEIALQSAASAQAFGIEPRVAMISYSTGVSGSGADVDKVREATRIAKERAPHLAIDGPLQYDAAAIASVGQQKAPGSPVAGRATVFVFPDLNTGNTTYKAVQRSARVVSIGPMLQGLNKPVNDLSRGALVDDIVYTIALTAIQASQRADAHSGTAPSA
- a CDS encoding SH3 domain-containing protein, with product MGRKWILAGVVWAMAMPAMADYAAGLEEFQRGNYASSLYEWRQEAEKGDAKSQFSMGLLYEQGLGTRKSLEDARKWYRLAADNGHMEAQTRLGELYLTGQLEGGDAKAVEWFDKAAGQGDALAQFQLGMLYLEGRGVTADSEKAAGWLEQAAEKGVIQAQNNIGSLYENGQGVEQNATKAFELYEKAARQGDIYAQNNLGAMYAKGNGVERNSAWAVFWFTMAANGGNEVAVDNIPEVLDRLAIKQVAGSRVNIRRGAGTDYDVVAVLRRDDNVHVLGEMEGWSQVYFELNDFPELGWVSSSLLK